The Luteolibacter arcticus genome has a window encoding:
- a CDS encoding RecB family exonuclease, with the protein MIALADPPPSRTSTLPDYISPSAAKSYLACSLRFYFERVLQIKKATTPALHLGKSVHEALQAFHLARWRGTDDSPEVVAAAFEDSFIKLERNEGPVKWKEGEREKCRFAGLRVVAAYLDSPEAPTAKPRAVEVPLTEDIAGLCVPLTGTVDLVTDIFAPIDFKSAAAKPDPKHAVFDHEIQLVAYQLLLEKATGEKPPSLDLVFLVKTKVPQVIRVSSPPADSKRKDRVIRMIDTAVTSMSEGRFHPQPGMTCMSCQYRNECKRWPGNMPERRAA; encoded by the coding sequence ATGATCGCGCTCGCCGATCCACCGCCGTCCCGGACCTCAACGCTACCGGACTACATCAGCCCGTCGGCCGCAAAGAGTTACCTGGCTTGCTCCCTGCGCTTCTACTTCGAGCGCGTGTTGCAGATCAAGAAGGCGACCACCCCGGCGCTTCACCTGGGCAAGTCGGTGCACGAAGCCCTCCAGGCTTTCCACCTGGCTCGCTGGCGCGGAACCGACGACTCGCCCGAGGTGGTCGCCGCAGCCTTCGAGGATTCATTCATCAAGCTCGAACGCAACGAAGGTCCGGTGAAATGGAAAGAGGGCGAGCGAGAGAAGTGCCGGTTTGCCGGTCTTCGCGTGGTCGCCGCCTACCTGGACAGCCCGGAGGCTCCGACGGCGAAACCACGGGCGGTGGAAGTCCCGCTGACCGAGGACATCGCCGGATTGTGCGTGCCGCTCACTGGGACCGTCGACCTGGTCACCGACATCTTCGCCCCCATCGACTTCAAGTCGGCGGCGGCGAAGCCCGATCCCAAGCACGCGGTCTTCGACCATGAGATCCAGCTCGTCGCCTACCAACTCTTGCTGGAAAAGGCCACGGGTGAGAAGCCTCCGTCGCTCGACCTCGTGTTCCTGGTGAAGACCAAAGTGCCGCAGGTCATCCGGGTGTCCTCACCGCCTGCCGACAGCAAGCGGAAGGACCGGGTGATCCGCATGATCGACACTGCCGTCACCAGCATGTCCGAGGGTCGCTTCCATCCCCAGCCCGGAATGACCTGCATGAGTTGCCAATACCGCAACGAGTGCAAACGCTGGCCGGGAAACATGCCCGAAAGGAGGGCCGCGTGA